From a region of the Brienomyrus brachyistius isolate T26 unplaced genomic scaffold, BBRACH_0.4 scaffold112, whole genome shotgun sequence genome:
- the LOC125727690 gene encoding enoyl-[acyl-carrier-protein] reductase, mitochondrial isoform X1: MRAIWRVRQTWASVWYRAWERSEHRRTARCAESARNLHICSALVYRENGAHTDVLRLERLALAPLDKHCVRLKILAAPVNPADINMLEGTYPVRPPFPAVGGNEGVGEVMEVGSDVTSLSPGDWAIPVGAGFGTWRTEAVCDANDIIKVPKDISLLGAATIGVNPCTAYRMLHDFQPLRPGDTVIQNGANSAVGQAVIQIAAALGVKTICVIRDRPNQQEVMEELLSMGADYVVTEETLKGSEMDKIFQEVPRPKLGLNCVGGPYSGYLLSQLDHEGTLVTYGGMSKKPLPVPAKVLIFKNITLRGFWMTMWKRDHRKGKQEDQHETPKLLGDILVTTMFLHIRPSQAAGHGRLPLRPPAVRPPVPPPMRPGAIWGLCACPGYDRVRPSAEACPPHVDFLWTQRPNVDDHKKCTGARQALIIHLFT, translated from the exons ATGAGGGCAATTTGGCGTGTGAGGCAGACTTGGGCCTCTGTGTGGTACCGTGCGTGGGAGCGAAGCGAGCACCGGAGAACTGCCCGGTGTGCAGAAAGTGCGAGGAACCTCCACATCTGCTCTGCACTGGTGTACAGAGAGAATGGAGCTCACACAGACGTCCTGCG GCTGGAGAGACTGGCCTTAGCGCCACTGGATAAGCACTGCGTGAGACTGAAGATACTTGCTGCGCCAGTGAATCCAGCTGATATCAACATGCTAGAAG GAACGTATCCAGTACGCCCACCGTTCCCTGCTGTTGGAGGAAATGAAGGCGTCGGGGAGGTCATGGAAGTAGGAAGTGATGTCACCTCTTTGAGCCCTGGAGACTGGGCCATTCCTGTGGGGGCTGGTTTTG GAACATGGAGGACAGAAGCAGTGTGTGATGCGAATGACATCATCAAGGTTCCCAAGGACATATCTCTGCTGGGTGCAGCTACCATTGGGGTCAACCCCTGCACCGCTTATAGGATGTTACATGACTTCCAGCCACTACGGCCAG GGGACACTGTTATTCAGAACGGAGCCAACAGTGCAGTGGGACAAGCAGTCATCCAGATTGCTGCAGCATTAGGTGTCAAGACTATATGCGTAATCAGGGATAG GCCCAACcaacaggaagtgatggaggAACTTCTGTCCATGGGGGCAGACTATGTGGTGACAGAGGAGACACTGAAGGGGTCAGAGATGGATAAAATATTCCAG GAGGTCCCAAGGCCTAAGCTAGGTCTGAACTGTGTTGGGGGTCCATACAGCGGATATCTTCTCTCTCAACTAGA TCACGAAGGAACACTGGTAACATATGGAGGAATGTCCAAGAAACCACTGCCAGTTCCTGCT AAAGTGCTAATATTCAAAAACATAACTCTGAGGGGATTCTGGATGACCATGTGGAAGAGAGACCACAGAAAAGGTAAACAGGAAGACCAACATGAAACACCAAAGCTGCTTGGAGACATTCTCGTAACCACCATGTTTCTCCATATCAGACCCAGCCAAGCTGCAGGCCATGGTCGCCTCCCTCTGCGACCTCCTGCAGTCCGGCCGCCTGTCCCTCCCCCGATGCGTCCAGGTGCCATTTGGGGACTATGCGCATGCCCTGGATATGACCGAGTGCGCCCATCAGCAGAAGCATGTCCTCCTCATGTAGACTTCTTATGGACCCAACGTCCAAATGTCGACGATCATAAAAAGTGCACGGGTGCCAGACAAGCattaattattcatttatttacataa
- the LOC125727690 gene encoding enoyl-[acyl-carrier-protein] reductase, mitochondrial isoform X4, whose product MRAIWRVRQTWASVWYRAWERSEHRRTARCAESARNLHICSALVYRENGAHTDVLRLERLALAPLDKHCVRLKILAAPVNPADINMLEGTYPVRPPFPAVGGNEGVGEVMEVGSDVTSLSPGDWAIPVGAGFGTWRTEAVCDANDIIKVPKDISLLGAATIGVNPCTAYRMLHDFQPLRPGDTVIQNGANSAVGQAVIQIAAALGVKTICVIRDRPNQQEVMEELLSMGADYVVTEETLKGSEMDKIFQKVLIFKNITLRGFWMTMWKRDHRKDPAKLQAMVASLCDLLQSGRLSLPRCVQVPFGDYAHALDMTECAHQQKHVLLM is encoded by the exons ATGAGGGCAATTTGGCGTGTGAGGCAGACTTGGGCCTCTGTGTGGTACCGTGCGTGGGAGCGAAGCGAGCACCGGAGAACTGCCCGGTGTGCAGAAAGTGCGAGGAACCTCCACATCTGCTCTGCACTGGTGTACAGAGAGAATGGAGCTCACACAGACGTCCTGCG GCTGGAGAGACTGGCCTTAGCGCCACTGGATAAGCACTGCGTGAGACTGAAGATACTTGCTGCGCCAGTGAATCCAGCTGATATCAACATGCTAGAAG GAACGTATCCAGTACGCCCACCGTTCCCTGCTGTTGGAGGAAATGAAGGCGTCGGGGAGGTCATGGAAGTAGGAAGTGATGTCACCTCTTTGAGCCCTGGAGACTGGGCCATTCCTGTGGGGGCTGGTTTTG GAACATGGAGGACAGAAGCAGTGTGTGATGCGAATGACATCATCAAGGTTCCCAAGGACATATCTCTGCTGGGTGCAGCTACCATTGGGGTCAACCCCTGCACCGCTTATAGGATGTTACATGACTTCCAGCCACTACGGCCAG GGGACACTGTTATTCAGAACGGAGCCAACAGTGCAGTGGGACAAGCAGTCATCCAGATTGCTGCAGCATTAGGTGTCAAGACTATATGCGTAATCAGGGATAG GCCCAACcaacaggaagtgatggaggAACTTCTGTCCATGGGGGCAGACTATGTGGTGACAGAGGAGACACTGAAGGGGTCAGAGATGGATAAAATATTCCAG AAAGTGCTAATATTCAAAAACATAACTCTGAGGGGATTCTGGATGACCATGTGGAAGAGAGACCACAGAAAAG ACCCAGCCAAGCTGCAGGCCATGGTCGCCTCCCTCTGCGACCTCCTGCAGTCCGGCCGCCTGTCCCTCCCCCGATGCGTCCAGGTGCCATTTGGGGACTATGCGCATGCCCTGGATATGACCGAGTGCGCCCATCAGCAGAAGCATGTCCTCCTCATGTAG
- the LOC125727690 gene encoding enoyl-[acyl-carrier-protein] reductase, mitochondrial isoform X3, whose product MRAIWRVRQTWASVWYRAWERSEHRRTARCAESARNLHICSALVYRENGAHTDVLRLERLALAPLDKHCVRLKILAAPVNPADINMLEGTYPVRPPFPAVGGNEGVGEVMEVGSDVTSLSPGDWAIPVGAGFGTWRTEAVCDANDIIKVPKDISLLGAATIGVNPCTAYRMLHDFQPLRPGDTVIQNGANSAVGQAVIQIAAALGVKTICVIRDRPNQQEVMEELLSMGADYVVTEETLKGSEMDKIFQEVPRPKLGLNCVGGPYSGYLLSQLDHEGTLVTYGGMSKKPLPVPAKVLIFKNITLRGFWMTMWKRDHRKDPAKLQAMVASLCDLLQSGRLSLPRCVQVPFGDYAHALDMTECAHQQKHVLLM is encoded by the exons ATGAGGGCAATTTGGCGTGTGAGGCAGACTTGGGCCTCTGTGTGGTACCGTGCGTGGGAGCGAAGCGAGCACCGGAGAACTGCCCGGTGTGCAGAAAGTGCGAGGAACCTCCACATCTGCTCTGCACTGGTGTACAGAGAGAATGGAGCTCACACAGACGTCCTGCG GCTGGAGAGACTGGCCTTAGCGCCACTGGATAAGCACTGCGTGAGACTGAAGATACTTGCTGCGCCAGTGAATCCAGCTGATATCAACATGCTAGAAG GAACGTATCCAGTACGCCCACCGTTCCCTGCTGTTGGAGGAAATGAAGGCGTCGGGGAGGTCATGGAAGTAGGAAGTGATGTCACCTCTTTGAGCCCTGGAGACTGGGCCATTCCTGTGGGGGCTGGTTTTG GAACATGGAGGACAGAAGCAGTGTGTGATGCGAATGACATCATCAAGGTTCCCAAGGACATATCTCTGCTGGGTGCAGCTACCATTGGGGTCAACCCCTGCACCGCTTATAGGATGTTACATGACTTCCAGCCACTACGGCCAG GGGACACTGTTATTCAGAACGGAGCCAACAGTGCAGTGGGACAAGCAGTCATCCAGATTGCTGCAGCATTAGGTGTCAAGACTATATGCGTAATCAGGGATAG GCCCAACcaacaggaagtgatggaggAACTTCTGTCCATGGGGGCAGACTATGTGGTGACAGAGGAGACACTGAAGGGGTCAGAGATGGATAAAATATTCCAG GAGGTCCCAAGGCCTAAGCTAGGTCTGAACTGTGTTGGGGGTCCATACAGCGGATATCTTCTCTCTCAACTAGA TCACGAAGGAACACTGGTAACATATGGAGGAATGTCCAAGAAACCACTGCCAGTTCCTGCT AAAGTGCTAATATTCAAAAACATAACTCTGAGGGGATTCTGGATGACCATGTGGAAGAGAGACCACAGAAAAG ACCCAGCCAAGCTGCAGGCCATGGTCGCCTCCCTCTGCGACCTCCTGCAGTCCGGCCGCCTGTCCCTCCCCCGATGCGTCCAGGTGCCATTTGGGGACTATGCGCATGCCCTGGATATGACCGAGTGCGCCCATCAGCAGAAGCATGTCCTCCTCATGTAG
- the LOC125727690 gene encoding enoyl-[acyl-carrier-protein] reductase, mitochondrial isoform X2: MRAIWRVRQTWASVWYRAWERSEHRRTARCAESARNLHICSALVYRENGAHTDVLRLERLALAPLDKHCVRLKILAAPVNPADINMLEGTYPVRPPFPAVGGNEGVGEVMEVGSDVTSLSPGDWAIPVGAGFGTWRTEAVCDANDIIKVPKDISLLGAATIGVNPCTAYRMLHDFQPLRPGDTVIQNGANSAVGQAVIQIAAALGVKTICVIRDRPNQQEVMEELLSMGADYVVTEETLKGSEMDKIFQKVLIFKNITLRGFWMTMWKRDHRKGKQEDQHETPKLLGDILVTTMFLHIRPSQAAGHGRLPLRPPAVRPPVPPPMRPGAIWGLCACPGYDRVRPSAEACPPHVDFLWTQRPNVDDHKKCTGARQALIIHLFT; this comes from the exons ATGAGGGCAATTTGGCGTGTGAGGCAGACTTGGGCCTCTGTGTGGTACCGTGCGTGGGAGCGAAGCGAGCACCGGAGAACTGCCCGGTGTGCAGAAAGTGCGAGGAACCTCCACATCTGCTCTGCACTGGTGTACAGAGAGAATGGAGCTCACACAGACGTCCTGCG GCTGGAGAGACTGGCCTTAGCGCCACTGGATAAGCACTGCGTGAGACTGAAGATACTTGCTGCGCCAGTGAATCCAGCTGATATCAACATGCTAGAAG GAACGTATCCAGTACGCCCACCGTTCCCTGCTGTTGGAGGAAATGAAGGCGTCGGGGAGGTCATGGAAGTAGGAAGTGATGTCACCTCTTTGAGCCCTGGAGACTGGGCCATTCCTGTGGGGGCTGGTTTTG GAACATGGAGGACAGAAGCAGTGTGTGATGCGAATGACATCATCAAGGTTCCCAAGGACATATCTCTGCTGGGTGCAGCTACCATTGGGGTCAACCCCTGCACCGCTTATAGGATGTTACATGACTTCCAGCCACTACGGCCAG GGGACACTGTTATTCAGAACGGAGCCAACAGTGCAGTGGGACAAGCAGTCATCCAGATTGCTGCAGCATTAGGTGTCAAGACTATATGCGTAATCAGGGATAG GCCCAACcaacaggaagtgatggaggAACTTCTGTCCATGGGGGCAGACTATGTGGTGACAGAGGAGACACTGAAGGGGTCAGAGATGGATAAAATATTCCAG AAAGTGCTAATATTCAAAAACATAACTCTGAGGGGATTCTGGATGACCATGTGGAAGAGAGACCACAGAAAAGGTAAACAGGAAGACCAACATGAAACACCAAAGCTGCTTGGAGACATTCTCGTAACCACCATGTTTCTCCATATCAGACCCAGCCAAGCTGCAGGCCATGGTCGCCTCCCTCTGCGACCTCCTGCAGTCCGGCCGCCTGTCCCTCCCCCGATGCGTCCAGGTGCCATTTGGGGACTATGCGCATGCCCTGGATATGACCGAGTGCGCCCATCAGCAGAAGCATGTCCTCCTCATGTAGACTTCTTATGGACCCAACGTCCAAATGTCGACGATCATAAAAAGTGCACGGGTGCCAGACAAGCattaattattcatttatttacataa